A single window of Nematostella vectensis chromosome 4, jaNemVect1.1, whole genome shotgun sequence DNA harbors:
- the LOC5512897 gene encoding G-protein coupled receptor 157, with translation MDFPSQGSDQDQHTANSIAARVLTSISASLSMFGALVIILTYFAWKDIRTVSRQILVFISIADFLTAFGNMMSALWRERSDSDTPCVVQSFITTCSSLWSFFWTTFLALFLNVMIVKRRPVLAEKAMFLFHLFAWGLPLVITITAATWKGNKINGTSYRGVLGNSKDQGSAGWCWIRHDLPKKEIVTWMLVTGKAWEIAAYILITLLYFILKYYIHQEVYHRSQHFTPESYLEAAMRADRKLTFVPVIFLLLRIWGTTRFLLYAFGDTTHNETWMVYLQGIGDSGQGFANFLLFCCLTERFKTRLWKAFMIWFECCRRWKSPGETSSHTVYRNKGVHKGLERKVNDERSPLLASMENHPPNILRDNN, from the exons ATGGATTTTCCCAGTCAAGGATCCGACCAGGATCAGCACACAGCAAATAGCATAGCAGCTAGAGTTCTTACTTCCATATCGGCTTCACTTTCCATGTTTGGCGCTCTGGTGATTATTCTTACGTATTTTGCGTGGAAAGACATCAGAACTGTCTCCAGGCAAATCCTTGTCTTCATATCTATCGCTGACTTTCTAACAGCTTTCGGTAATATGATGTCTGCTTTATGGCGCGAAAGAAGTGATTCTGACACCCCTTGCGTAGTGCAAAGCTTCATCACGACTTGCTCAAGTCTTTGGTCATTCTTCTGGACGACATTTCTTGCTCTGTTTCTTAACGTTATGATTGTCAAACGCAGACCAGTGCTTGCAGAAAAAGCGATGTTTTTGTTCCACTTATTCGCGTGGGGACTACCCCTTGTAATTACCATCACTGCCGCGACTTGGAAAGGAAACAAAATCAATGGTACTAGTTACAGGGGGGTGCTTGGAAACTCCAAGGATCAAGGTTCGGCCGGGTGGTGTTGGATACGGCATGACTTACCGAAGAAAGAGATTGTCACATGGATGCTAGTCACTGGAAAAGCTTGGGAAATTGCTGCGTATATTTTGATAACATTACTTTATTTTATACTCAAATACTACATCCATCAGGAG gtcTACCACAGGAGTCAGCATTTCACCCCTGAAAGTTATTTGGAAGCTGCTATGAGGGCCGACCGGAAGTTAACATTCGTCCcagtaatttttttattacttcgCATATGGGGAACAACACGGTTTTTGCTGTACGCATTTGGGGATACCACGCATAACGAGACATGGATGGTGTACCTACAG GGTATTGGAGACAGTGGACAAGGCTTTGCAAACTTTCTTCTCTTTTGCTGTCTGACAGAAAGGTTCAAAACCAGGCTATGGAAAGCCTTTATGATATGGTTTGAATGTTGTAGAAGGTGGAAATCTCCAGGAGAGACATCAAGTCATACAGTCTACCGCAACAAAGGTGTGCATAAAGGGCTAGAGAGGAAGGTCAATGATGAAAGATCACCATTACTAGCAAGCATGGAAAACCATCCCCCAAACATACTGAGGGACAATAACTGA
- the LOC5512927 gene encoding phenazine biosynthesis-like domain-containing protein — MAAEKEFPMFVVDAFTNKPFGGNPAAVCLVGTQELDEKFYQKIAMEMNLSETAFVREVTDSESYETGVRFHLRWFTPTNEVPLCGHATLASAAVIFYHSGNDNQEITFDTLSGPIKARRKGSMVCLDMPLNNPVPVDPEGQDEISKVIKSVVGDMPCTDILYSRTTKKLLLRLKDTHSRADLEGLSPNPQSLLAAHDGSTVKGVIVTLKGDKDNGCMDDQGQIYDFVSRYFAPWNGIPEDPVTGSAHTVLGSYWSNQLNKLSLYARQCSQRGGELHMDIRSDGRIDVYGEAVIVLKGALNL, encoded by the exons ATGGCGGCAGAGAAAGAATTTCCGATGTTTGTTGTAGATGCATTTACGAACAAGCCGTTTGGTGGTAATCCCGCAGCAGTTTGTCTTGTAGGGACACAG gAATTAGATGAAAAATTTTACCAGAAAATAGCCATGGAAATGAATCTATCAGAGACAGCGTTTGTAAGAGAAGTTACTGACAGTGAAAGCTATGAAACCG GTGTACGTTTCCATCTCCGCTGGTTCACCCCTACAAATGAGGTTCCTCTTTGTGGACATGCAACACTTGCCTCAGCAGCAGTGATATTCTATCACTCAG GTAATGATAACCAGGAGATCACATTTGACACTCTCAGTGGACCAATCAAGGCAAGAAGAAAAG gtTCTATGGTATGTCTTGACATGCCTCTGAATAACCCAGTTCCAGTAGATCCAGAG GGCCAAGATGAGATTTCAAAGGTGATCAAG TCTGTGGTTGGTGATATGCCTTGTACTGATATTCTTTACTCAAGGACTACTAAGAAACTTCTTCTACGTCTTAAAGACACACACTCTAG GGCAGACCTGGAGGGCTTGTCACCAAACCCCCAGTCCCTCCTGGCTGCACATGATGGCAGCACAGTTAAGGGGGTTATAGTCACTTTAAAAGGAGACAAAGACAATGGCTGCATGGATGACCAGGGACAAATTTATGACTTTGTCTCACGGTATTTTGCACCTTGGAATGGGATCCCTGAGGACCCAGTTACTG GCTCAGCTCATACAGTGTTAGGAAGCTACTGGTCAAACCAGCTTAACAAGCTTTCACTTTATG CTCGTCAGTGTTCTCAACGGGGAGGCGAACTCCACATGGATATACGCAGTGATGGAAGAATAGATGTATATGGAGAAGCAGTTATAGTGTTAAAAGGTGCACTTAATTTATGA
- the LOC5512898 gene encoding solute carrier organic anion transporter family member 4A1, producing the protein MANNRDISEQIPHYLQFGWLAFRPKWLKLLNSPKWFLFFLVMYFFTQSIVVNGVYSVSISTIEKRYGYSSSLTGFLTSSFDIAALVLTPLVSFLGARRKKPVWCGVGLLTMGIGMLIFFLPHVFSGRYEAGAESESGLSTGLCNSTSVNSCEYTSGNKGYVPLFVLGMLVMGSGATPMIALGIPYMDENVKAKASPMFVGIFYASGLLGAGVGFIVSGKFLAIYVDIGVETSLTPTDERWIGAWWLGFVICGTLCIFWSIWLFGYPKRIPGRNDFEKPPSKRETTDVDEVREEKLAKEMSQLLGATKDLLKNVAYVFTTLSVCMDAFLVAGFIAFAPKILQSQFSLPASKISILFGLTVIPGAVSGNLSGAYINKRLRLSMTGAALMCMIGATASALGTIPLLASCTSTTVAGVKVPYINSSSLGLQDSCNAHCACSAVPYSPVCSNDVTYFSPCHAGCLTQINGSLAECSCLLPSSSRDIITMGKCRFSCGYKYGILLGAVFLFGFFTFMNMTPATIVTLRCLPVDRRTYGLGFQMTMTRLLGAIPGPIAFGTLIDWNCILWDRGCDGHGNCLEYNNTQLAYTVFGLCFVCKLVTTLSYFVAFVYCRKINRSLTMGVDTAEMSGAVVSGITNESLEIEACVKTETTTHL; encoded by the exons ATGGCGAACAACCGAGATATCTCCGAGCAAATTCCACACTATTTGCAGTTTGGTTGGCTAGCATTTCGCCCGAAATGGCTAAAGTTATTGAACTCCCCGAAATGGTTCTTGTTCTTTCTCGTCATGTATTTTTTCACGCAGAGCATCGTTGTAAACGGTGTTTATTCGGTGTCCATCTCGACCATCGAGAAGCGCTATGGTTACTCGAG TTCTCTGACTGGTTTTCTGACAAGTTCGTTCGACATCGCCGCTCTCGTGCTGACGCCACTTGTCAGTTTCCTTGGCGCCAGAAGAAAGAAACCTGTCTGGTGTGGGGTAGGACTGCTGACCATGGGGATTGGCATGCTCATCTTCTTCCTTCCTCACGTGTTTAGCGGGAGATATGAGGCGG GTGCAGAGTCGGAAAGTGGCCTTTCAACAGGACTGTGCAACTCCACTTCTGTGAATTCTTGTGAATATACTTCCGGTAACAAGGGGTACGTTCCACTGTTCGTTCTTGGGATGCTGGTCATGGGTTCAGGTGCCACGCCCATGATTGCTCTCGGAATTCCTTACATGGATGAAAACGTCAAGGCCAAAGCGTCCCCTATGTTTGTTGGCATCTTCTACGCGTCTGGACTCCTGG gtgctGGTGTAGGTTTCATTGTTTCTGGGAAATTCCTTGCCATTTACGTGGATATTGGGGTCGAGACCTCCCTGACACCCACGGACGAGCGCTGGATTGGGGCATGGTGGCTAGGTTTTGTTATTTGCGGAACGCTGTGTATATTTTGGAGCATATGGTTGTTTGGGTATCCAAAACGAATTCCAGGAAGAAACGATTTTGAGAAGCCACCAAGTAAGAGAGAAACAACAGATGTGGATGAAGTTAGA GAAGAGAAGCTTGCCAAAGAGATGTCACAACTACTGGGAGCCACTAAAGATCTTCTCAAGAATGTTGCCTATGTCTTCACGACCCTTAGCGTTTGTATGGATGCTTTTCTTGTCGCTGGTTTCATAGCGTTCGCGCCAAAGATCCTTCAATCCCAGTTTAGTCTTCCTGCCTCAAAGATCAGCATTTTGTTCGGATTAACTGTCATCCCTGGAGCAGTTAGTGGTAACCTATCAG GAGCATACATCAACAAAAGGTTGCGGCTGAGCATGACGGGAGCCGCTCTAATGTGCATGATAGGGGCCACGGCATCAGCTTTGGGAACCATCCCTTTGCTTGCGAGCTGCACATCTACCACCGTGGCAGGGGTTAAGGTCCCCTACATTAACAG TTCCAGTCTCGGGCTTCAGGACAGCTGCAATGCTCACTGCGCATGTTCCGCCGTACCTTACAGTCCCGTATGTAGCAATGACGTGACTTATTTTTCACCCTGTCACGCAGGCTGCCTTACCCAAATCAACGGG TCTCTCGCTGAGTGCTCCTGTCTTCTCCCATCATCGTCACgtgacatcatcaccatgGGCAAATGCCGATTTTCCTGTGGATACAAATACGGGATCCTGCTTGGCGCGGTGTTCCTATTCGGGTTTTTCACGTTTATGAACATGACGCCCGCAACAATCGTCACTCTCAG GTGCCTTCCCGTGGATCGCCGCACGTATGGCTTGGGTTTTCAAATGACAATGACCCGTCTTCTTGGGGCTATTCCTGGGCCTATTGCGTTTGGAACTCTCATTGACTGGAACTGTATTCTGTGGGATCGGGG GTGTGACGGTCACGGCAACTGTTTGGAGTACAACAATACTCAACTCGCCTACACCGTGTTTGGACTGTGCTTCGTCTGCAAACTAGTGACCACGCTCAGCTATTTCGTTGCTTTCGTTTACTGCCGTAAAATCAACCGTTCGCTGACCATGGGCGTAGACACCGCGGAGATGTCTGGTGCTGTTGTGTCTGGAATTACTAACGAATCGCTGGAGATCGAGGCGTGCGTCAAGACAGAGACGACAACCCACTTGTGA